The following coding sequences lie in one Maniola jurtina chromosome 11, ilManJurt1.1, whole genome shotgun sequence genomic window:
- the LOC123869681 gene encoding uncharacterized protein LOC123869681 yields MEAIQQSVQALTEHFNTQMAEFQKNLQGAIPAASPTSNIAAQFNAFRTFVLSALSGLQQQVEVLAKQMDQLEMRSRKKMLLVHGIPESDDSNLAATVSTSLSDHLKLSAFQEDCLTRCQRIGQPKSDKPRAILLKFHDLSMRNQVWFAKTSLKNTGITLSEFLTKDRHDAFMAARQKFGISKCWTRDGLIIIAGQANKRYRVTTISEVNSISQARADEEATPSAAAPTAKPTSNVNKPSFNAPSRAKRITKK; encoded by the coding sequence ATGGAGGCCATTCAGCAGTCAGTACAGGCGTTGACGGAGCACTTCAACACACAGATGGCTGAGTTTCAAAAAAACTTGCAAGGTGCTATTCCAGCTGCGAGCCCCACCTCAAATATTGCAGCTCAATTTAATGCTTTCCGGACCTTCGTGTTGTCAGCTCTCTCAGGTCTACAGCAACAAGTGGAAGTCCTAGCCAAGCAAATGGATCAACTTGAGATGCGGAGCAGAAAAAAGATGCTATTAGTACATGGCATCCCCGAGAGCGATGACAGCAATCTAGCGGCCACGGTAAGCACATCTCTGTCTGATCATCTCAAGCTGTCGGCCTTCCAGGAAGACTGCCTCACTCGTTGCCAACGGATCGGTCAGCCTAAGAGCGACAAGCCCCGGGCCATACTCCTTAAGTTCCATGATTTGTCAATGAGGAATCAGGTGTGGTTTGCAAAGACTTCACTCAAGAATACTGGCATAACACTGTCGGAATTTCTGACAAAAGACAGGCACGACGCTTTCATGGCAGCGAGGCAGAAGTTTGGGATTTCGAAGTGCTGGACGAGAGATGGTCTTATTATTATTGCGGGTCAGGCCAACAAGCGTTACCGCGTCACAACCATTTCGGAAGTAAATTCCATTAGCCAGGCACGCGCTGACGAAGAAGCCACGCCTTCAGCGGCCGCTCCTACTGCCAAGCCGACTTCTAATGTGAATAAACCATCCTTTAATGCACCCTCGAGGGCCAAAAGAATCACTAAGAAGTAA